A part of Syngnathus acus chromosome 20, fSynAcu1.2, whole genome shotgun sequence genomic DNA contains:
- the csrnp1b gene encoding cysteine/serine-rich nuclear protein 1b, protein MCQIVHASAMSGLLKRKFQEVGEDLCYSSPSSLSSACSAWDSEGESCYSDTLDSTPSNPGSPATHSNMTSILKKSKRARRSNVTFDQVTVFFFPRCQGFTSVPSRGGCTLGMTPRHSAHRTYTLTEFAAEQRLLRREKLLNRLREEKLGALKLKLTKNGTQDSEEAERLTVDDIPERDVDVSSANLEEGSFLQPYPSKQRYALLKAAGVKKVDKEEKRQLHELRISRERCGCDCQGFCEPETCGCSLAGIKCQMDHSSFPCGCTKDGCGNTQGRIEFNSTRVQTHYIHTIMKLELEKRLEEQSGGEEAAVATTDAMAAPPARSFPFGSELASAGDNSCSSDMTDLSDSSGHSDDSEGGGRPCGRRTPLDVDEKGLSRILSFNEAGNGDAAEKDSCPRQTATTAETFGSFSMADFADENDNAAPLVNRTGSELLDENANQGNGLFNCGGVPHTPSPTVDRSASYNMDLSLSSESDLEFFDGFPCLGPSSLYNSLKEYEHMDNFFHFQLPSYPSLPASGDPGTCLLESLIGLSESVPEPPPAFTDNQMLEEAIKLSVMESVKV, encoded by the exons ATCGTCCACGCAAGCGCCATGAGCGGGCTTCTCAAGAGGAAGTTCCAGGAGGTGGGCGAGGACCTGTGCTACTCGTCGCCCTCCTCGCTCTCGTCCGCCTGCTCCGCCTGGGACTCGGAGGGCGAGAGCTGCTACTCGGACACCCTAGATTCCACCCCTAGCAACCCCGGCTCCCCGGCAACGCATTCCAACA TGACGTCCATCCTCAAGAAATCCAAGCGGGCGCGACGGAGCAATGTCACCTTTGACCAGGTGACGGTCTTCTTCTTCCCGCGGTGCCAGGGCTTCACCAGCGTACCCAGCCGAGGGGGGTGCACCCTGGGCATGACGCCCCGGCACAGCGCGCACCGCACGTACACGCTGACCGAGTTCGCCGCCGAGCAGCGGTTGCTGCGCCGGGAAAAACTGCTCAACCGGCTACGGGAGGAGAAGCTGGGGGCTCTTAAATTAAAG TTGACCAAGAACGGAACCCAAGACAGCGAAGAGGCCGAGCGGCTGACGGTGGACGACATCCCCGAGCGGGATGTGGACGTGAGCAGCGCCAACCTGGAGGAGGGCTCGTTCCTCCAGCCGTACCCATCCAAGCAGCGCTACGCTCTGCTGAAAGCCGCCGGCGTTAAGAAGGTCGACAAGGAGGAGAAGAGACAGCTGCACGAGCTGCGGATCTCCAGGGAGCGTTGCGGCTGCGACTGTCAAGGCTTCTGCGAGCCCGAAACGTGCGGCTGCAGCTTGGCTGGCATCAAGTGTCAG ATGGACCATTCGTCGTTCCCGTGTGGCTGCACCAAGGACGGCTGCGGCAACACGCAAGGCCGCATTGAGTTCAACTCCACCCGGGTGCAGACGCACTACATCCACACCATCATGAAGCTGGAGCTGGAGAAGCGACTGGAGGAGCAGTCCGGAGGCGAGGAGGCAGCGGTAGCGACGACAGATGCCATGGCCGCTCCCCCCGCTCGCTCCTTCCCCTTTGGCTCGGAGCTGGCGTCCGCCGGCGacaacagctgcagcagcGACATGACGGACTTGTCGGACTCGTCCGGCCACAGCGACGACTCCGAGGGTGGCGGGAGACCGTGCGGGCGGCGCACTCCGCTGGATGTGGACGAGAAAGGCCTGAGCCGCATCCTCAGCTTCAACGAGGCTGGGAACGGGGACGCCGCCGAGAAGGACTCGTGTCCCCGGCAGACGGCCACGACGGCTGAGACCTTCGGCAGCTTCAGCATGGCGGACTTTGCCGACGAGAACGACAACGCGGCGCCGTTGGTCAATCGGACCGGGTCAGAACTTTTGGACGAGAACGCTAACCAGGGCAACGGACTCTTCAACTGCGGCGGTGTCCCTCACACGCCCTCGCCGACCGTGGACCGCTCGGCTAGCTACAACATGGACCTGAGCCTGTCCTCCGAGTCGGACCTGGAGTTCTTCGACGGGTTCCCCTGCCTCGGCCCCAGCTCGCTCTACAACTCGCTTAAGGAGTACGAGCACATGGACAACTTTTTCCACTTTCAGCTGCCGAGCTACCCGAGCCTGCCAGCGTCCGGCGATCCGGGCACCTGCCTTCTAGAGTCCCTCATCGGCCTCTCGGAGTCCGTCCCCGAGCCGCCTCCCGCCTTTACGGACAATCAGATGTTGGAGGAAGCCATCAAGTTGTCTGTAATGGAGTCCGTCAAAGTTTGA